From a region of the Paenibacillus sp. FSL R10-2734 genome:
- a CDS encoding DUF2809 domain-containing protein, translated as MRLGFFKERLLYICICFIVIVLGLSSRAFSEQLPSFVSRHFGDALWGSMVYFIFRVLLVNRKLWIALVWSLMFSFGIEFSQLYQAKWINSIRATILGGLILGKGFLWIDLVRYTVGITLSYGLDQYFRAKLHRIDK; from the coding sequence ATGAGACTTGGTTTTTTTAAAGAAAGACTGCTGTACATTTGTATCTGTTTTATTGTCATTGTACTAGGGTTAAGCTCAAGAGCATTCTCGGAACAGCTACCCTCGTTTGTTTCGAGACATTTTGGAGATGCACTTTGGGGTAGCATGGTTTACTTTATATTTCGTGTACTGCTAGTGAATCGGAAACTATGGATCGCTTTGGTGTGGAGTCTAATGTTTAGCTTCGGTATAGAATTTAGCCAACTTTATCAGGCAAAGTGGATCAACAGCATCCGTGCTACCATACTCGGCGGGTTGATTCTCGGAAAAGGGTTCCTATGGATTGATCTTGTTCGATATACCGTTGGAATAACACTTTCTTATGGACTGGATCAATACTTTCGCGCAAAACTGCACCGGATAGATAAATAG
- a CDS encoding histidine phosphatase family protein — translation MKTYIYMIRHAVSPFVLGDERERGLSDKGHEGANKIKEILAEEEITYFVSSPYRRAIDTIKYLAEASDQEIELYEELRERAIASVEIEISEQEFLQGIRTSFIDLHYKMPNGESTQEAQERAIPIIKQLIQQHKGGKIALGTHGNIMTIILNYFNKEYGYEFFEQTSKPDIYKLEFNDLELTSVERLWKSEV, via the coding sequence ATGAAGACTTATATTTATATGATTAGGCATGCAGTCTCACCTTTTGTGCTTGGAGATGAGAGGGAACGAGGGTTATCTGATAAAGGGCATGAGGGTGCTAACAAAATTAAAGAAATATTGGCGGAGGAAGAGATCACATATTTTGTCTCTAGTCCTTATAGACGAGCCATAGATACGATAAAGTATTTGGCTGAGGCATCGGATCAAGAAATTGAGCTGTACGAGGAACTTAGAGAAAGAGCCATCGCAAGCGTGGAGATTGAGATCAGTGAGCAAGAATTTCTTCAGGGTATTCGGACATCGTTTATAGACTTACATTATAAAATGCCAAATGGAGAGAGCACTCAGGAAGCTCAAGAGCGTGCGATCCCTATAATAAAGCAATTGATCCAGCAGCATAAAGGTGGCAAAATTGCACTAGGCACGCACGGGAATATCATGACCATTATCTTGAATTACTTCAATAAGGAATATGGTTATGAGTTCTTTGAACAAACGTCCAAACCAGATATTTATAAACTGGAATTTAATGACTTAGAGCTTACAAGTGTGGAACGATTGTGGAAATCCGAAGTGTAA
- a CDS encoding NUDIX domain-containing protein has product MSMSEYYQEIRGKVGSELLMMPSVAAVIRNKEDEILFIRKPEESLWGLPAGAIEPGERPGRTLRREVYEETGLMVHPISILGVFGGGKYRYEYGNGDQVEYTVIVFECSIIRGTLRAMDGEIEEFKFFNEGELPEMAIPYPVEIFKKDREVAKTIFE; this is encoded by the coding sequence GTGTCGATGTCTGAGTATTATCAGGAGATCCGAGGAAAAGTGGGTTCAGAATTATTAATGATGCCTTCCGTTGCTGCAGTAATAAGAAATAAAGAGGATGAAATCCTGTTTATTCGAAAACCTGAAGAATCCTTGTGGGGATTGCCAGCAGGAGCCATCGAGCCAGGAGAGCGTCCGGGAAGAACTTTGCGCAGAGAAGTGTATGAAGAAACTGGATTAATGGTGCATCCGATTTCCATTCTTGGGGTTTTTGGTGGAGGGAAATATAGATACGAATATGGCAATGGAGATCAGGTGGAATATACAGTCATTGTGTTTGAGTGTTCTATCATCCGTGGAACGCTGAGAGCGATGGATGGGGAAATCGAAGAATTTAAGTTTTTTAATGAGGGGGAGCTGCCCGAGATGGCCATTCCTTATCCAGTGGAGATTTTCAAGAAAGACCGCGAGGTTGCAAAAACGATATTTGAGTGA
- a CDS encoding DUF523 domain-containing protein, with product MTGKILVSACLLGHKVRYDNGDVPCLDARFLKWYEEGRFVHICPEVVGGLSTPRPDAQRQGERVVTGAGADVTEPFMKGAQATLKLATEHQIALAILKQDSPSCGSLYIYDGTFMDTKVLGEGTTAELLRQNGFKVFGEDQLDDVEKELARTDG from the coding sequence ATGACAGGGAAGATTCTAGTAAGTGCATGTCTGTTAGGACATAAAGTGCGTTATGATAATGGCGATGTTCCGTGTCTCGATGCTCGATTCCTGAAGTGGTATGAGGAAGGACGGTTTGTCCATATTTGTCCTGAGGTAGTCGGTGGTTTGTCAACACCTCGTCCAGATGCGCAAAGACAAGGGGAGCGGGTAGTGACAGGCGCAGGTGCCGATGTTACAGAGCCCTTTATGAAAGGTGCTCAAGCAACGCTGAAGCTGGCTACAGAACATCAAATTGCGTTAGCGATTTTAAAACAGGATAGTCCTTCTTGTGGTAGTCTGTATATTTATGATGGAACTTTTATGGACACGAAGGTGCTAGGAGAAGGTACAACTGCGGAGTTATTACGGCAAAATGGGTTTAAGGTGTTCGGCGAAGACCAACTGGATGACGTGGAGAAAGAGCTAGCTCGTACGGATGGATAA
- a CDS encoding putative ABC transporter permease, protein MMTSIFSSSGDTEQYFFYFMIYSFLGWVLEGTYNLYSNGSFRKEGFLKGPFKPMYGFAPLLLLIARDLTLPFPLLLLLALVIPSAVEYVSGWLLKTVFQKQWWDYSGMPYQLKGHICLRFSLYWWALSVACVYGIQPLMNLIYFRVQPVWEIILPVVGLYFMADLLWTCWSRYRSEKIPQYQD, encoded by the coding sequence ATGATGACTTCTATATTTTCTTCAAGCGGAGATACGGAGCAATATTTTTTTTATTTTATGATCTACTCTTTTTTAGGCTGGGTATTGGAAGGTACATACAACTTATACAGTAATGGAAGCTTTCGCAAAGAGGGGTTTCTAAAAGGTCCTTTTAAACCAATGTATGGATTCGCACCACTGCTTCTACTGATTGCCAGAGACTTAACCCTGCCTTTTCCCCTGCTCCTCCTTCTCGCGTTAGTTATTCCCTCAGCGGTTGAATATGTGAGCGGTTGGCTGCTTAAGACTGTATTTCAAAAGCAATGGTGGGATTACTCAGGGATGCCTTATCAACTGAAAGGACATATTTGCCTTCGTTTCTCTCTATATTGGTGGGCGCTTTCGGTAGCTTGTGTATATGGGATTCAGCCACTTATGAATCTTATATATTTTCGAGTCCAACCCGTTTGGGAAATCATACTTCCTGTGGTGGGTCTTTACTTTATGGCAGACTTATTATGGACTTGCTGGAGTCGGTATCGGAGTGAAAAGATCCCTCAATATCAAGATTGA
- a CDS encoding LrgB family protein, which produces MFILATGIVLLNVAIYLMMSMIYRRFHIPVLIPVLTSTVLVVAILLFFHIPYDTYMIGGKWINQLLGPAVVALAYPLYKQRNVLVENLPAILGGAIVGLLLGMFSGLLLASGLGFSKLYVLSILPKSITTPVAIQISNGLGGDSSLTSVFVMIAGFTGAIGGPLIIKLFRIRSELGIGIGLGTGSHALGTAKALEYGAESVSMSSVAMTVCAIVGSCIAPLVAWIMYP; this is translated from the coding sequence ATGTTTATTCTCGCGACAGGGATCGTCCTGCTTAATGTTGCTATTTATTTGATGATGTCAATGATATATAGACGTTTTCATATTCCTGTACTCATTCCCGTGCTTACATCAACAGTGCTTGTTGTAGCCATACTACTATTTTTTCATATTCCGTATGATACATATATGATAGGCGGAAAATGGATTAATCAATTGCTCGGTCCTGCTGTAGTGGCGTTAGCTTACCCATTGTATAAACAACGTAATGTGTTAGTTGAGAATCTTCCGGCCATCCTGGGGGGGGCTATTGTAGGGTTGTTACTAGGGATGTTTAGTGGTTTGCTTTTGGCGTCAGGGCTAGGATTCTCTAAATTGTATGTTCTATCTATATTACCAAAATCTATCACAACACCTGTGGCCATACAGATCTCAAATGGTTTAGGTGGGGACTCCTCTCTAACCTCCGTATTTGTTATGATTGCCGGATTTACGGGTGCGATTGGCGGTCCTTTGATTATAAAGCTGTTTAGAATTCGAAGTGAGCTTGGCATTGGAATCGGTTTAGGGACAGGTTCTCATGCACTAGGAACTGCAAAGGCGCTGGAATATGGTGCAGAATCTGTTTCAATGAGTTCTGTTGCAATGACCGTCTGCGCTATTGTTGGCTCATGTATCGCTCCGTTGGTGGCTTGGATCATGTACCCATAA
- a CDS encoding CidA/LrgA family holin-like protein, translating into MKIIRIIIQVLLLYLFYLAGDFLQKQLHLPVSGSIVGLLLLFVLLLTKVVPVKWIEDGATTILAYLPLFFIPATVGIVKHMDIFSGRGLLLILILIVSSVLTIAAAAHTSQWLSNMKGKSKARWSSKSFSEKGKEI; encoded by the coding sequence ATGAAAATCATTCGCATTATTATCCAAGTGCTCCTGCTTTATTTGTTCTACTTGGCTGGAGACTTCCTGCAAAAGCAGCTGCATCTTCCCGTTTCTGGAAGTATCGTCGGATTACTGCTGCTCTTTGTTTTATTGTTAACCAAGGTCGTACCAGTGAAGTGGATTGAGGATGGTGCAACAACGATATTAGCCTACCTGCCATTATTTTTTATTCCAGCGACGGTTGGGATTGTGAAGCATATGGATATTTTTAGCGGGAGAGGCTTGCTGTTAATCTTGATCCTTATCGTTAGCAGCGTGCTCACCATTGCAGCAGCAGCCCATACCAGTCAATGGCTTTCAAATATGAAAGGCAAGAGCAAAGCGAGATGGAGCAGCAAGAGCTTTAGCGAAAAGGGGAAGGAAATATAA
- a CDS encoding NAD(P)H-dependent oxidoreductase, with the protein MDTLSLNKNEILSAYQFRHATKEFDSNKKISEADFQFILETGRLSPSSFGFEPWRFVIVQNPEIREKLRSHAWGAQKQLPTASHFVIILSRLPKDMAADSDYIRGMMEHVQKLPSEVAEGKGKVYDKFLKDDFGLMENERAMFEWSCRQTYITLGNMMTSAALIGIDSCPIEGFDKAKTDQILAEEGIMDAEHFGISCMVAFGYRLNEPRGKTRQIAERVIQWV; encoded by the coding sequence ATGGATACTTTATCATTAAACAAGAATGAGATCCTGTCTGCTTACCAGTTCAGACATGCAACTAAAGAATTTGATAGCAATAAAAAAATTAGTGAAGCGGACTTTCAGTTTATTCTGGAAACTGGTCGTTTGTCACCAAGTTCATTTGGATTCGAGCCTTGGCGTTTTGTAATAGTGCAAAACCCGGAAATACGTGAAAAATTACGTTCTCATGCCTGGGGAGCCCAAAAGCAATTGCCAACCGCAAGTCATTTTGTAATTATTCTCTCACGTCTTCCTAAAGATATGGCTGCTGACTCTGATTATATTAGAGGGATGATGGAGCATGTGCAGAAGCTACCTTCGGAAGTGGCAGAAGGGAAAGGTAAAGTTTATGATAAGTTCTTGAAGGATGATTTCGGATTGATGGAGAATGAGCGCGCAATGTTTGAATGGAGTTGCCGGCAGACTTATATTACCCTTGGTAATATGATGACATCAGCCGCTTTAATCGGAATCGACTCCTGCCCAATCGAAGGTTTCGATAAAGCAAAGACTGATCAGATCCTTGCCGAAGAAGGGATTATGGATGCTGAGCATTTTGGAATCTCCTGTATGGTAGCCTTTGGATATCGTTTGAATGAACCACGTGGCAAAACAAGACAAATCGCTGAGCGAGTCATTCAGTGGGTTTAA
- a CDS encoding winged helix-turn-helix transcriptional regulator produces MRDRKGGFGDCPEGNKEACPVEFTLDVIGGKWKGILIYHLMDGTKRFNEFRRICPGITQRMLTLQLRELEEDGVVHREVYPQVPPKVEYSLTDFGKTLTPIIKLMKDWGEIYKTKQLSAESCPEDMDITV; encoded by the coding sequence ATGCGTGATCGAAAAGGTGGCTTCGGAGATTGCCCAGAAGGCAATAAGGAAGCATGCCCTGTGGAATTTACGCTCGATGTAATAGGCGGGAAATGGAAGGGAATTCTCATCTATCACTTGATGGATGGAACGAAACGGTTTAACGAATTCCGCCGGATATGTCCGGGAATTACTCAACGTATGCTGACCCTGCAGCTTAGAGAGCTAGAAGAAGATGGGGTTGTCCACCGTGAGGTCTACCCTCAGGTCCCCCCGAAAGTCGAATACTCGTTAACTGACTTTGGCAAGACGCTGACCCCTATTATTAAACTCATGAAAGACTGGGGAGAGATTTACAAAACAAAACAGCTTTCCGCAGAAAGCTGCCCAGAAGATATGGATATTACGGTGTAG
- a CDS encoding YkvA family protein encodes MKKDDDKNASEITAEKFPYSKENEDMVTRNFWTKTKKFAGKIPFTKDVIAMYYCAIDAKTPLWAKGIAFGALAYFISPIDAIPDALLGLGFTDDAAIIAAGIKAIAGQVTDEHKEKAEAFFDVEK; translated from the coding sequence ATGAAGAAAGATGATGATAAGAACGCATCGGAAATTACAGCAGAGAAGTTTCCATACAGCAAAGAGAATGAGGATATGGTGACTCGGAATTTTTGGACAAAAACTAAAAAGTTCGCAGGCAAGATCCCATTTACCAAAGATGTTATTGCGATGTATTATTGTGCAATTGACGCCAAGACCCCTTTATGGGCGAAGGGAATTGCTTTCGGAGCGTTGGCTTATTTTATCTCCCCTATTGATGCGATACCTGATGCGCTGCTAGGACTTGGATTTACAGATGATGCGGCAATTATTGCAGCAGGCATAAAAGCTATAGCAGGTCAGGTTACGGATGAGCATAAGGAAAAGGCTGAGGCATTTTTTGATGTAGAAAAATAA
- a CDS encoding Vat family streptogramin A O-acetyltransferase produces MEKYGPNPNALYPNEQIKSICYIKNVITRNNIIVGDYTYYDDINGAEKFEEHVTHHYDFIGDKLIIGKFCAIAKGIEIIMNGANHRMNSVTTYPFNIMANGWEHAVPELSDLPLKGDTVIGNDVWIGQNVTIMPGVQIGNGAVIAANSTVVKDIPAYSVAGGNPCKVIRQRFDDDLIEYLEELKWWDWDAERIFNNLEALCSSDMNKIKEIK; encoded by the coding sequence ATGGAGAAATATGGGCCAAACCCGAATGCGCTCTATCCTAATGAACAGATCAAAAGTATCTGCTATATCAAAAATGTGATTACCAGAAATAATATTATTGTCGGTGACTATACGTATTATGATGATATAAACGGTGCTGAAAAGTTTGAGGAACATGTGACACATCATTATGATTTTATTGGCGACAAGCTTATTATAGGAAAGTTCTGCGCGATTGCTAAAGGCATTGAAATTATTATGAATGGTGCTAACCATCGGATGAATTCTGTTACGACTTATCCTTTCAATATCATGGCTAATGGCTGGGAGCATGCAGTTCCAGAATTATCAGATCTACCATTAAAAGGAGATACAGTAATCGGTAACGATGTGTGGATTGGTCAGAATGTTACGATTATGCCTGGTGTACAAATTGGAAATGGAGCTGTCATCGCAGCAAATTCAACGGTAGTGAAAGATATCCCGGCTTATAGTGTGGCTGGAGGAAATCCCTGTAAAGTGATTAGACAACGTTTTGATGATGATTTAATCGAATATCTTGAAGAGCTCAAGTGGTGGGATTGGGATGCCGAGCGAATCTTTAACAATCTTGAAGCGTTATGCAGTAGTGATATGAATAAAATTAAAGAAATCAAATGA
- the rhaA gene encoding L-rhamnose isomerase has product MEQNTESFKSVQTSYNEAKKLYAQHGVDVDKVLEQLAAIKISLHCWQGDDVQGFMNKEKELSGGIAVTGSYPGRARNPEELRLDLEKALALIPGQHKVNLHAIYADTEETVDLDALEPKHFEKWVSWAKEQGLGLDFNPTCFSHDKAKDGFTLSHPDAEIRNFWIAHCKASRRISESFGQALGQPCVTNFWVPDGYKDTPIDRLSPRVRLQESLDEIFSEEIDQRYNIDAVESKLFGIGSESYVVGSHEFYMGYALSRGKAVCFDAGHFHPTEMISNKLSSWLLFGDQLLLHVSRPVRWDSDHVVTMDDELLEIARELVRGKFLDRTHIGLDFFDGSINHIAAWVIGTRNTIKALLRAMLEPIEQLKQIELDGDYTTRLALVEELKSYPFGAVWDYYCATNGVPVRESWLSDVKQYEIEVLSKR; this is encoded by the coding sequence ATGGAACAAAACACAGAAAGCTTTAAGAGCGTTCAAACGAGCTATAATGAAGCGAAAAAACTCTACGCACAGCATGGCGTCGATGTAGATAAGGTATTAGAGCAGCTTGCAGCGATCAAGATTTCATTGCATTGCTGGCAGGGAGACGATGTTCAGGGCTTCATGAATAAGGAAAAGGAACTAAGCGGCGGTATCGCGGTCACGGGCAGTTACCCGGGTCGGGCTAGAAATCCGGAGGAGCTGCGCCTTGATTTAGAGAAGGCTTTAGCACTTATCCCAGGTCAACATAAAGTTAATCTACATGCCATTTATGCGGATACGGAAGAGACAGTAGACCTTGATGCGCTAGAACCTAAACATTTTGAAAAATGGGTGAGCTGGGCCAAGGAGCAGGGACTTGGATTAGATTTCAATCCTACTTGTTTCTCTCACGACAAAGCAAAAGATGGCTTCACACTAAGCCACCCAGATGCAGAAATTCGAAACTTCTGGATTGCTCATTGCAAGGCTTCACGAAGAATCTCTGAATCTTTTGGACAGGCACTAGGTCAACCTTGCGTGACCAATTTCTGGGTTCCAGATGGCTATAAAGATACACCTATTGATCGTTTGTCACCGCGGGTAAGACTTCAAGAATCACTGGATGAGATCTTCAGTGAGGAGATTGATCAGCGATATAATATTGATGCTGTAGAAAGCAAACTGTTTGGTATTGGTTCTGAAAGTTATGTGGTGGGCTCCCATGAATTCTATATGGGTTATGCGCTTAGCCGAGGCAAAGCGGTTTGCTTCGATGCCGGGCATTTCCATCCGACCGAGATGATTTCGAATAAGCTGTCTTCCTGGCTGCTGTTTGGTGATCAATTGCTGCTACATGTTAGCCGTCCAGTTCGCTGGGATAGTGATCATGTGGTGACTATGGATGATGAACTCCTGGAGATTGCTCGTGAATTAGTGCGAGGTAAATTCTTAGACAGAACGCATATCGGACTCGATTTCTTTGACGGAAGTATTAATCATATTGCCGCTTGGGTCATTGGAACACGGAATACTATTAAGGCTCTTCTTCGTGCGATGCTGGAACCGATCGAGCAATTGAAGCAGATTGAGCTGGATGGGGATTATACTACAAGACTTGCCCTTGTTGAGGAATTAAAATCTTATCCGTTTGGAGCTGTCTGGGATTATTATTGCGCGACGAATGGTGTGCCGGTCCGGGAAAGCTGGTTAAGCGATGTGAAGCAATACGAAATAGAAGTTTTATCGAAGCGCTAG
- the rhaB gene encoding rhamnulokinase, which produces MNAGVHKHGQNHIAIDIGASSGRVVCGTLQEPGGTLSITEIHRFSNGFSEKNGNLYWDVDYLFTEIVKGLQKVKSKGIEHCTVGIDTWAVDYVLLDQEGTRIHEVFSYRDSRTDGAVQRLHHNISSESVYEKTGIQVLPINSLYQLFVHDQAELEAAHSILLVPDYLYYRLTGRRISEVTNASTTGLLNLQTRDYDTDLLTLLGLSKEQFPPLTESGERIGGLTEELASLGDLPVCEFIAVATHDTASAVLGVPASSDKWGFLSSGTWSLIGVERGSAITSPEAMERNYTNEWGAFGSVRFLKNIMGMWLIQKVREEYCGQYSFGELVELAAQEIPFRSIIYCNDERFMNPPNMVGEIRNYCVETGQLIPQTPGELARCVFDSLALSYYFYVQDLQLLTGEKWDRLHIVGGGANNGLLCQIAADLLEMEIYAGPTESTALGNVVMQMISVGTVADIQEARDIIYRSFDVITYVPQAIDSTLKTAALAEFARLQVV; this is translated from the coding sequence ATGAATGCTGGGGTGCATAAACATGGTCAGAATCATATTGCTATCGATATTGGAGCCTCTAGTGGGAGAGTCGTCTGCGGAACCTTGCAAGAGCCGGGAGGAACCTTATCCATAACAGAAATTCACCGCTTTAGTAATGGGTTCTCTGAGAAGAATGGTAATCTTTACTGGGACGTGGATTATTTATTTACTGAAATCGTAAAAGGCTTGCAGAAGGTGAAGTCTAAAGGGATCGAGCATTGTACCGTGGGAATTGATACTTGGGCCGTGGATTATGTCCTTCTAGATCAGGAGGGCACACGGATTCATGAAGTGTTTTCTTATCGTGACTCCCGAACGGATGGAGCTGTACAGAGACTGCATCACAATATATCATCTGAAAGCGTTTACGAAAAGACAGGCATACAAGTTCTCCCTATTAATTCGTTGTACCAGCTGTTTGTGCATGATCAGGCAGAGCTGGAAGCAGCGCATTCAATCCTGCTGGTCCCAGATTATCTCTATTATAGGCTTACGGGTCGTAGAATAAGCGAAGTTACGAATGCTTCAACCACAGGTCTGCTGAATCTGCAAACTCGGGATTATGATACTGATCTTCTAACACTGCTTGGTCTTTCAAAAGAGCAATTTCCACCATTAACGGAATCTGGGGAACGAATTGGCGGGTTGACTGAAGAATTGGCGTCGCTTGGTGATCTTCCAGTTTGTGAGTTCATAGCAGTAGCCACTCATGATACAGCATCAGCTGTACTTGGTGTTCCTGCAAGTAGCGATAAATGGGGCTTTCTGAGTAGTGGGACTTGGTCGCTCATCGGGGTGGAACGAGGTTCAGCAATCACAAGCCCTGAGGCGATGGAACGTAACTATACGAATGAGTGGGGAGCCTTCGGCTCGGTTCGGTTTCTTAAGAATATTATGGGAATGTGGTTGATTCAAAAGGTTCGTGAGGAATATTGCGGGCAATATAGCTTCGGCGAATTGGTGGAACTGGCTGCTCAAGAAATCCCTTTTAGATCTATCATATACTGCAATGATGAACGATTCATGAATCCGCCGAACATGGTCGGCGAAATACGCAATTATTGTGTGGAAACAGGACAGCTGATACCTCAAACACCAGGGGAGCTTGCTAGATGTGTGTTTGACAGTCTTGCTCTTTCTTATTATTTCTATGTTCAGGATCTTCAGCTATTGACGGGTGAGAAGTGGGATCGGCTACATATCGTAGGCGGAGGGGCGAACAACGGACTGCTATGTCAGATAGCCGCGGATCTGCTAGAGATGGAGATTTATGCTGGACCAACGGAATCAACAGCGTTAGGTAATGTTGTTATGCAGATGATCAGTGTGGGCACTGTTGCAGATATTCAAGAAGCAAGAGATATTATTTATCGTTCATTTGATGTAATAACCTATGTTCCGCAGGCGATAGACTCAACTTTAAAAACCGCGGCATTGGCTGAGTTTGCTCGGCTGCAGGTCGTATAA
- a CDS encoding lactate utilization protein, with the protein MTEGTHSKWLEQMEQDSREKQQAFMNDIARRLKRPRTTVAPVHPFRGAPDYWQDFQWSPEERVEQFTANFQSAGGHVFRMADMDEAKAFIVNKSNDMLARYILRQNVAELAAFRLEEDLADTRVSVWNTDGQEAWKARAAEADIGIVIADYAVAYTGSITVLSSEDKGRSVSLLPTALIAIIPLERLKTRLGEVLIDFDEAGQSGLPAGIHFISGPSRSADIENDLTIGVHGPGVVFALLVG; encoded by the coding sequence ATGACTGAGGGGACACACAGTAAGTGGCTGGAGCAGATGGAGCAAGACTCTCGTGAGAAGCAGCAGGCATTCATGAATGATATCGCTCGCCGCCTGAAGAGACCGAGAACGACTGTGGCTCCTGTACATCCTTTTCGTGGTGCTCCAGATTATTGGCAAGATTTCCAATGGAGTCCGGAGGAACGTGTCGAACAGTTTACGGCGAATTTTCAAAGTGCTGGTGGACATGTATTTCGTATGGCAGATATGGATGAAGCCAAAGCTTTTATCGTCAATAAATCGAATGACATGCTCGCACGTTATATTCTCCGGCAAAATGTCGCCGAGCTTGCAGCATTTCGCCTAGAAGAAGACCTTGCAGATACGCGGGTGTCCGTCTGGAATACGGATGGGCAGGAAGCATGGAAAGCCAGAGCGGCAGAAGCCGATATTGGGATTGTGATCGCGGATTATGCAGTTGCTTATACTGGTTCTATTACTGTGCTATCTTCTGAGGATAAAGGCCGCTCTGTCAGCCTGTTGCCTACCGCATTAATTGCCATCATTCCGCTGGAGCGGCTGAAGACTCGTCTGGGTGAAGTACTTATAGATTTTGATGAAGCAGGGCAATCGGGTTTACCAGCAGGCATCCACTTTATCTCTGGACCTAGCCGTTCAGCGGATATTGAGAATGATCTGACGATAGGTGTGCATGGTCCAGGTGTCGTATTTGCCTTGCTGGTAGGCTGA